ctgttttaattaattggtacacttttgaaaaattaaaaaaaataaatttcatatttatagaaaaaataaaatttatcgGTTGACAAGcagtaaaaataattttatttttctctataaAGGTTATTGcttaaaaatatgtataaaaaTATTCCTTCTTTTTATATAAGTAATGTATACAAATATTACATAAAAACTATATTTATCTTCTAAAGAGACTCATGATTTTACAATTCGAACAAcaataatttaagaaaaaattatgctCTTGCAAAAGacaatattaagaaaaaattatcttGCGCTCGTTTGCAACCGTTTTAGGGTTGGACATGTACTCCTTCCATGAAGTCATGTCACCACTGCTGGGGGATGGCTGCCATTCTGCAATAGTGAAAAGTATAATATTCAACTCTTGGAAACTTTCCCTTGCTTTTGCTCTCTTCCCTAAGGATCTTAAGTCGGCTTGGAAGCTCTTGTTCAAGATCGTCGTTGGAATCTCTCTATTAATTATacttagattttctttttgtttccaTAATGTACATATTTTTACGATTTTAGAGTGGTTGAATTGCTCATGGGTCGGTAAAGTTGGAGGAGACAAACAGTTATCAACGTCAAATGATGTAAATGTATTCCTTGAAATCGTGTTGACAAGTCCTATTCCGTGAAGTggtttgcttttttttttttttgtgttttattCTTATTAATCTGTAAAATTTGGGCCCACAAACAAATTTCTACTTAAATAATTGTAGTCAACAAAAAGTTCATCGAACATTCAAATTCTATCTATCAAATTAGTATAAACGTCAAAATGGCATGCTGAAAATTTGATATGGCACTGGGATGGACTTAACACCGCCGCCCTTAATATctgaaaaacaattaaaacaaaataaaatatctctgttttaattaattggtaCACTTttgaaaaacttaaaaaaaataaatttcatatttacagaaaaaataaaatttaccgGTTGACAGCAGTAAAAATGACTTCATTCTTCTCGATAAAGGTTATTGcttaaaaatatgtatatagatagtCCTTCTTTTTATATAAGTAATGTATAAAAATATTGCATAAGTACTATATTTATCTTCTATAGAGACTTATGATTTTACAATTCGAACCacaataattaagaaaaataattaaaacaaaacaaaacatctctgttttaattaattggtacacttttgaaaaattaaaaaaaataaatttcatatttatagaaaaaataaaatttatcgGTTGACAAGcagtaaaaataattttatttttctctataaAGGTTATTGcttaaaaatatgtataaaaaTATTCCTTCTTTTTATATAAGTAATGTATACAAATATTACATAAAAACTATATTTATCTTCTAAAGAGACTCATGATTTTACAATTCGAACAAcaataatttaagaaaaaattatgctCTTGCAAAAGacaatattaagaaaaaattatgctCTTGTTGAGAGTCGAACTCAAGACCTCCCGCTTACTAAACGGGTGCTCTAACCAACTGAGCTACAAGAGCTTGTTGAgtcaaaatttcataataatatatttgtgcATAGACTAACTAATTTGTTATATGCTCATTGTGCGATGTCACTCATGCGTCATATACTGAGACACACAGGCTTGATAATGTGTGGCGTccaattaatatatagaaattaattaataagcaAGAAACTGATGCATCCGATAAATGTGCTCATTTGAATTGCATCTAAAGAAATTGATCGGCTGTCTTTCTTAGAATTTCAACTGTTCCGTTTTCCTAATAGTCTAGATAGCTTGGTGGGTCCTTTTCCGTTAATGAAAAACTAGTCATCTAGGACTTTTtgcgatttttattttatgttgatattattatatttaggaattttttaataacaaaaaaattgaaaaaatccAGGTATATATTAATGTACAGGGGAAGCGAAGGTCGATCTTTCAGGAGATGAGGGTTGCAAATAGAAACTCCTCATCAAAGGAATGAGATCTCTTGCGGAAAAAGTCTGAATTACATATTGATAGGAAACTAGAGAAATGGCTGAGGCTGACCAGTCCATTAAGGAGGCCGGCTCTGAACTTTGAACTTTCGATGGGGAGGGTGCTATGTCCCTCCATCTATAAATACAACACATTGTCATGAACATCTTCATCAGCTCAAGCATTTGCCTTCTACGAAACAATTGCTATTCCTTAAATAAGTTTATTCCCCGTCTCTTTAATTTACATTCCAGAAATGGCCGTCACCTGCTTCACCCATGAGTTCACAACCACTATTGCCCCGGCAAGGATGTTTAAGGCCCTGGTCCTTGAAGCTCACTTGCTCATTCCCAAGATTGTGCCCCAGGGTATCAAGAGCATTGAGTTCGTCCAAGGAGATGGTGGAGTCGGAAGCATTATGCAGACCAACTTTGCCGAAGGTAACCATTGTtactaaattaataattgcatcaTCCTTAATTCGTCTTAGAAGCCTCAATTATTCATCTCATCGTGCAATTCCTTGACTTTCACGAGACAGGTGGCCACTTGAAGTGCCTGAAGCACAGAATCGATGCCCTTGACACCGAGAAGCTGGTGTGCAAGTACACCCTGGTCGAAGGTGACGTCATCTTTGACAAGATTGAGTCGGTTGTTTATGAGGTCAAGTTCGAGGCCTCAGGTGATGGCGGATGCGTCTGCAAGAAAACCAGCGAGTACCACGCTAAGGCCGGAGTCGAGCTCAAGGAAGAGGACATCAAGCAAGGGAAAGACAAGGCCATGGGATTGTATAAGGCCCTCGAGGAGTACCTCTTGGCCAATCCTGGTTGCTGCGCTTAGTTGATTTTCCCTGGCGCTTGTCTGAACTTATGAACTTGGGTTGCTGA
The sequence above is drawn from the Punica granatum isolate Tunisia-2019 chromosome 5, ASM765513v2, whole genome shotgun sequence genome and encodes:
- the LOC116207174 gene encoding major strawberry allergen Fra a 1.06-like, producing the protein MAVTCFTHEFTTTIAPARMFKALVLEAHLLIPKIVPQGIKSIEFVQGDGGVGSIMQTNFAEGGHLKCLKHRIDALDTEKLVCKYTLVEGDVIFDKIESVVYEVKFEASGDGGCVCKKTSEYHAKAGVELKEEDIKQGKDKAMGLYKALEEYLLANPGCCA